Below is a window of Syngnathus acus chromosome 8, fSynAcu1.2, whole genome shotgun sequence DNA.
TCCTCCAGACTAATGGCTTTGGATAGAGCATCAGTTGGAATGGTCGTCAGCTTATTTGAATCCAGGTGAAGTTTTCCAAGAAAGGCAGAGTCCAAAGCACCCTTGGCAATAGTGCGTATGGTGTTATTGGTTAAGTAAAGCTCCCTCAGTTTTGGAGTTACTGAGGTCAGCAGACCTTTGGGTTCCAGTTTTGAAATGGCATTGCGCTCCAGGTGTAATGCAAATAGATTTGGTAAGAGTCGCAGAGCTGTAggagggaaaaacaacaaccaaatagagttttacttttattaattCCAGTCAGTCTTTCTCGTCCACTCACCTGAACCAGGAAACTTTGCCAAACGATTCCCCTCCAGGTAAAGATAACTGAGCGCCGGGGCTCCAGTGAAAGTTTCCGGCCCCAACGATGTGAGGTCATTGTCAGAAagatacaaataaaacaattgtttCATTCCTCGGAACGCTCCACCTTCGATTTCGTGAATTTTACAGAATTCCAGGTGAAGGGAAAGAACTTGGCTGGTGGCTGGGAAACTGTTGGCGGGAATATTGTGGAAGTGGTTACTGCGAAGGTCCAGTAGTTGAGTTTTTGCAGGGAAGCCTCGAGGTACTTTGTGGTGACCTCGGTTCTCACATGTAGCATGTTGTGCTTCAATCTAGAAGaggttgaaaacattttttatagcCTTAAATGGCAAAATTTAAATCACTGCAGTACAGTAGACGACTCTCATTCCGAACTCACATGACAGTCGCAGTTAAGCGGACACTTGACGTTCTGTTTGGGTTTGACTGTTGGTGGGATGCTGATGGTGACCACTCCCTCCTCAAATTCATCCTTCAGTGGGTCTCCCCTGCTGCGACAACGCATGTCCGCCGCCGCCACAGCCCGGAGAGGCTCGTCGGACAGGTGAGGTGGTCCTGCACAAGTTCCCATCAGCTTGACACCCCCAACACTCGCCCAGTTCTTTAGAGGCCTCATGTAGCAGCTACAGTAGATGGGGTtggcttcaaaaaaaaaaaaaaaaaagtgtaaacaCTCAGTAGGCTTCGAGTGTAATTATGCTACGTACCAGTGAGGTTGAGGCTGGCAAGGTTCTTGGGGCCCACGAGAGGCTCCAAGTAACGAAGCTGGTTGTGACTCAGGTCCAAGTAGGAGAGCACAGGAGCCTGGGACAAGGCCTGCTCGGACAGGTCTTGGAGGGACATGTGGTTGAGGTACAAGTGTGTGAGCTTGGCCATGGAAACCGACTCTTCGCCGAGGTAGATCATGCGGTTGTGGCTCATGTCCAGGTGTGTGACCTCCTTGAGTCTACAGAAGATAGTCAACACGTTTTTACCAGCAAGTCTTCCACATtaagattttttggggggctctTTTAGGAGTATTTCTGAGGAGTCACTAAGTACTCTAATGACTAATATATTATGGCTGTATAAAAAAATTCGGTACCTGGTCATGGCCTGAGTGGGGAAGAACTGAAGCTCATTGTGGTCCAGATTGAGGCGGGTCAGAATGAACAAGCTTGCAAATGCCTCGGGAGCCAAGTTGTTGATGGCGTTATGGCTGAGACGAAGCCACTTGATGTGTTGCAGGCCCTGTGAGACACAGATGAAAATTGACTCCTTTATTTTTGGTGCTTGAGTCATAATAgcatcattttaaataaatcaaaatgcatTCATTATCATCTTTTTGGGCTTCTGAGTACCTGAAAAGCCATATTGGGGATGTACACCAGCTGGTTATGAGTGAGAGCCAACATGTTTAATGAGCCAAGCTGCAAGAAAGCTCCAGGTTGGATCTCCTCAACTTGGTTGTGGTCCAGATGAAGCTCCTTCAAAGACGACAGGCCATCAAAAGATTCCTACAGAGGCCAGTGTGGAGGGACGATTTATTAGAAATAGCACAACCCTTTTGGATGCATTGGTTTCTAACCTGATATAGGATGTCAATTTTGTTGTAGGCCAGGTTAAGGGAGACCACACGGCCCAGCATGCGGAAAGCTCCCTCCTTCACTTTGACAATGTTGCATCGCTGTAGGTTGAGGTGGGTGAGGTAAGGTGTGCGAACAAATCCTCCCCTTTGGAGCATTTGTAGGTTGTTATTCCTCAGGTCCAGTTTGACTGTGATCTGTATACATTATATCAAGTGAGAGAAATAATCAGACGTgtaaaattttcttttttaccagATCATAAATGCAAACTGTTTTTAAAGCTTCCTTGGCAGAAAAGTAGAAGTGTGAGGTTGAAGGAAGGTGGTAGACATTCATTTCTCACCTCGTCAATAGTCGGGGGAACCTCAGTAAGGTTCTTGCCAACGCAAGCCACCGTGAGCTTGGCGCTGTCGCAAGTGCACACCCGAGGACACTTCCCGGCCTCCACATTTGATATGACTGCAAAAGTCCCCAATAAAACGGCAGCAGGGAGGACAAGCATCTGTGCAAGGAAAATCAAATTGTCAAATGAGAATTTTGGTTACAATGTTGGCTGTAAGATAAggtactttaaaaaatattaaattgtatACTGATTATCAAAACTATCATGCTGACAGTAGTGTTGGTTAACTGCTACAATCCACCTAActaaataaaagcaatactttttaaattgataagctaaaaacaaattacTTCTTTACACGTGTCACACATCTAAATCTTTTCTACATTATAACCTTGCAAATATTCAAGAActtgaaacaacaaaatatctTACCTTCATGAAGAAGTTGacataaaatgagaaaaaaataaaaacgagaAAATCTCAATGAATCTGCCAGCGACTTTTCAAAATTCCACGTCCAGCGTGTTCACCGGAGTCTGTGGAGTCCAATGGATGAACGAGTCTTTGGTAAATTCTTCCTCTTGTGACCCCTGATCCCTGCACCCCCAACTGCAAATTAACACCTTGGTTTTACATTTTCTGACTAGTTAAAAGGCTGAGACGCTGCAACCAAGCATGACGAGAATCCTAAACTTAACAAAATACTCTAACATTTAATTCCAGCTCAAGtatatacatgtgtgtgtacCCTATAAATGGAAACCGACCTAAATAAAGCACAAAACATGCCAACAAgttaaaatcaacaaaatttattttaacaacGCAGAGCCATAACAGCTTGTGACTCTagtcaaaaaaatacatccctTTCGTAGTTTACCTTCACTTTACAATACATTTAATACGTCATTCATAGCACATTACAGCttcaaaatagaaagaaaaaaaaaaagaagcaaatcgatacaaaaccaaaaactaCTGTTTGCATTTACATACATAGTACAATATAATGTGTTGTGTAGCCAGTAGACGAGTGTCACCTGGCTGGCAGtcccaatttttatttttaaacacaccagCGGTTACAAAGATGTCATGTAAGTGTTGCGCAACAAAACACTGCATGCTCAAGCAAACAGATCTTCCCCAAAAATGCATTACGGTAATGATTATTTAAATGAGGATGATGCCCCTTTGATTAAAATGTGAgcaaatgtgttgtttgtgcGTTATTTGTGTTCACCCACGGTCCTCAGCTCTCTGTGCGTGTCGTCTGCAAGGTGGACTGAAGCTTGCATCGAGAAGAGCCGCAGGACTCCAAAGCCTTGTTGTTTCTGGGgatgaaaaagaattctgacATCTGGATGCACTGATATAGTCCGGCAACTCTTAAAATGGCCAATCATGCATGATGGGCTTCAAAACATTATCTTAATGGTACCGTATTTGTCATTTCACCAAATTAGCTGAAATCACAGTGACCTACCTTCCTTTGTCCTAGTTGCAGGATATTCATTTATCAAGAATAAGAATACATCAATGTGAAGTGTCACCATTGTTCCTGGTGAGTATTGAGCGATGTTTTATACCTGGAAGCTTCCTGCTGATTGGCTCATTCTGTCACGCCCTTACCGGGACATGAAGGCCTCCAGCACAGCCACACTCTCTTTGGGGAAGTAATCCTGACGAACAGCGTGCTCCAAGGCTTGCAGGTGACCGGCGACCACCAGCACAGGCTTCACCTTGTCTTCACTCTGAGATGACGACAGGAACGGACGGAGAGAAAAGGATTTGGTATAGAAACTGAAAAGGACACAGGTCGAAGGAATCCGATTCCGCTCACCTTAATAAGCCCCAGCAACACTAACAAAGAGGATACAAAGTTGTAGCCTTGGATAGAAGAAAAGGCTTTCCTCAAAAGGGCATCTGTAAAAAGAGGGATTAGCTTTTATGGATACAGTACAATAAAAAAGAGCCCGGAAGGTAACACGGGGGAGACAGGTGCCCTTTgtattccacaaaaaaaaaaaagaaatctcaccAACACTTTCCAAGACTGCACTCTTGACTTCACCATTGTCCTCTTTATACACAGATGCAATTTTGAGAAAGGCTTCGGCTGTTTTTCTTGCGTCGGACACATCCACCTGGCCACAAAGACAGGAAAAAGGAATCAGCGTCATCCTTCTTTCCAAAAATGCCATATAGTTCATTTCTACAATGAACTTTGTAAAGtgtcaaaaaaagagaaatgtaaTGTCGTTGACAATAGATAATATAGGTAAGCCTTCTCTTGTATTATCAACTATTGTACCTGCTGTTCAATCAGTGCTGCTCTTTTGGACCCCAGCCTGAGCAGTTTATCCGGCGACGGAAAACTGAGAAAGGACGAGACATCGGGCGGTCGTTGTGCTGATGGGGGTGTGGAAAACTGGAAAGGCAaagatggttaaaaaaaacaaaaaaacgttaGGCTAATATTTAATTaagcggaagaaaaaaaaagattaagtCTATCTGTATTATTCAACTTGCTGATCCGACTTACCTTGCTGCCAACGTTTAAATcttgctcctcttcttcctcctcttcctcctcatcttcctcatcctcttcttcctcttcctcctcttcatccacCTCCTCGTCAtcctcgtcgtcgtcatcgccatcatcatcatcatcctcgtcatcatcgtctccTGGTTCACCCTCATCatcactaaaaaaaacaacaacaattttgataatcaacaaaattgtgttataaacacaaatgtaaatgaactTGAACGTTACCTGAGCGACGCCAGAAGCTCGGCCATGTTGCTGTCTTCCATGAAATCTCTCAGAACTTTGCAGCCTTCCTCTCCCAGACAGTTTCCTGCCAAACACGAGGTTGAGCGTGTTATATGTAGTCACAGCAGAGgcatacacttttttttttttaccatttaaATCCAGTTTTTCCATCTGATTCTTGTTCTTGACAGCATGGGCCACAGCCAGTGCAGCATCTTCGGTTATCTCTCCGAATGACAGATTAAGTTCCTGTTTATTGTAACCGAGTATTTGGTTGGTCAGAGAGGAGATGAAGTTTATTTTATCATGCCAGTCTAATAAATTGTAATATACAACAGACAGGCCGAATGAACACTCACCTTCAAGATGGGGAGTCCTTCTGAAACTGTTTCAGCGATCGCTGCGGCTCCGACTGGGCGCACCAAACAGTCTCCAAAATTGATCACCTGGATGCTTCGTAAATGTTTCAAGGCCTgagaatgacagaaaaaagtattaacacagaaacaaaataatcttAGTCAACACTATCATGtcagatgcattttttttttttaaatttatgttCTTACATTGGATATTGCTGTTGACTACGCTTAAAGCTTGCAAGCTGCTGTCATATAATAAAAGTATATCTTGGTTAATGATTCCAGCAAGCCCTGCAATATTTCTAATCATACCTGAGCCATGGCAATGGCGCCCTTCTCAGTGAAGGTGTTGTCATTGAGATTGAGGGTGCGCAGGTTTGGATTGTGCTGTACAGCCGTCGCCAGGGCTTTTACACCGGGGTGATTGATGCCATTTTGGGGCATGTGAATCTCCTCCAGGCTGCCCATTAACTGAAAACACATATTAGACGCTTATACAACAGGGAAGAACAAATGTACGGAATCGTAAATCGTCCAATTGGTTGTTTGACTTCTCTACCTGGAACGCTTGAGCGAGAGCTGTGGCGCCGTCATTCTCCAGACGATTCCTCCCGGCGATGAACACTTTCAGGCTGAGCGGCGGACCTTCTGCACTGGACTTTTTATGGCACTCAATCAGCGAAGCAGCTAATATCTGACAAGTGCACAACAACCTTTTATAGCTTAGACTGGAGCACTTTCCAAGTATACCACAATCAACCTATAGAAAAtgcaatacatttaaaatatgcctcGATTGAGGATGATTTACCTTCCCCCCTCCAATACCCATGCCGCAGTTGTTGAGTCGTAGTTCCTGAAGAGTGTAGCAGGAAGAGCTTTTGAGCAACCGCTCAATCCCCTTCACCCCGTCTGGGCCGAAGGCGTTGTCACTGAGATCTAAAACGGTCAGCTTGGCACCCGCCAGCATTAGAGCGTCACCCAGCGAATTCtttgagagaaagagagacaaaTATTAAGACCTTATAAGTGATGTGAAGAGAACATTTAAAGAACAACCAGTTAGGATAATGTTGTTACCAGAGCAGGTGGGATCTCAGAGCGGAGACGGCCAGTAAACATGTCACTCCAGTAACAGCACTGAAagaaacaagtttttttttaacttattgcttttttttttttcttgcatcaCCCTCAGTGAGatataaaagaaaaccaaatgacatggaaatgaaagaaatcaaAAGTATATTGCTGAAACCTTGAACAGGCTCTTTGTCTCAAGGGCCTTGGCGATGGCTTTTGCTGCCTCAACACCCACAGTGTTTCCTTCCAATCGTAGAGCTTGGAGACCTTCAAAATTCTCGATCTCCTTCACAATCTCTTCAActagaatttaaaaaatggttaAGACGGAAAAAGAAAGTaggacaaaatgtgtttctatCATTCTTTCCTTGGTTGAATGAATGGAAACTGCACCATCTCGCACCTGATTTCGAATCATCCAGCTTTCTTCCCTGGCCTTTGTAACTCAGCTCCCCTTCTTCAACTTTAGCTTTGGCCAGGGAGTCGGCCAACTGTGAAACAATGTCTGTCGCCATTAAGGTAcctgggaaaaaacaaaaaccgcATGACACTCTGATCAATAACATCGATCAGCAAATTATGACATTCAACTGATCATTGACTTAAAATATCCGCTGATCCAATTCAGCATGTCAGACCTGTGTAATTCTTATCGTTATGTACAGTATTGATTATTCATGATGTTATTTGCAACAggctagcattagccaccTGATGCTAACTTCGACTACAAACCTTATCAAGGAGATATACAGTTGCTATCAAATCGCATCAATCGGTGGAAATTCCGAAAGAAAGCATTTGACTCGATATTTaaaccttttatttttgtgcgaAGTGTATGATAACAGTGAAGTTAATTATTGACAGCTGTAACGTGGAAAGTGTGATTCGGCCCCTCGTGTCGTTCAACAGCACACCGCAGACAACCTACAGTTATGTACGACAGCGACTTAAGAATAGTCAAACACAAAACCGAATATGCTATTATGATAattatatgaataaaaacaatacccGGGCACTGCAGTTGTCGATGAATGCTGTCCAATTCAGGCTCCCGCTCGTTCCTGACGTTCAAACGACAATTCAGCACCACAACAAACTGCTTTACGACTCATTTGGTGGACAAGGGAGTTGTAGTTCCATTAGCCTACACTGACGCGTTCACGTTCCATTCTTAAGCTCCAAAAAGCAATCATTCTCAGTACAGACCAGCAAAATTCAGACTCAAACCACACAATTTCCTCCGAAAATTCTGGAATCATCATTTGACAGCGTAAATTGTTCTACGATTGACTGACGACCAGTCCAGATTAAATCAGAGTGAGTCATACGACGTTTGTTCCAATAGCGATTTACCTTGCTGGGGAGTTAGCTGACGTCATGTGATCTGGACTTCAAGAGAAATCGAAAGTAAGCGATAAGAAACCTAACAGTCTGGATTATCATATTTGCGAGGAGCAGTCGTGATAAATCGTGCActaatttaatatatttgcCTCTGGAAGTCACCCCCCTTGCTCCCCCTGCTCGTCGATCACACCATTTTGTTTGCTCATCAATGAACTTCCTCACTTAAAGAAGGTAGGTGCTTTCTAAGTTCCACTAGGCGGTGGCGCCATGTTTCATCACAAAATTGCCCCAAATATCGCTTAAAACGTTAATATTGAAACTAGGAACGcctacatgtttatttttctcccccaTTCTCGCAGGGAGTAAGAATGGACACGCAAAGGCAGAAACGCaagaaagaaatacaagaagCTCTGAATTTCATACAGTAAGattttacttcttttttttttcaatacacATCTTCATTAGGAATGTTCATACACAAAATCAATATAACCTATCAGTTAGTGTGTCTCTAAATTCAGATTTAATCCCTTTGCACAAAAGAAGgatcttgtgtgtttttgtcaataAACTACCAGTGTGCTCAGACTCCAAACTTTATtttcaggctttttttttcacatcttTCTGCATTGTTTTTAGGTCTTCAGTCCCATATCCAGATCCTGAAAGCTACAAGGTACAACCTCAATCTTTTGTCTGTTTCCTCTCTGCTAATAGGTTAATTTGCAAATGTAAAATACACATTAACTCAAAAAAGGAGTGACAAGACCAAACAAATTTTGTGCTACAATATCAACACATCTAACGATGTCTATGTTGTGATCCACAGGACTTTTTGATGAAGTTGATCTGCAACCTTCTTGAGGAGGGCAACAACTTGTTCAGGGACGGCCACTGGAAGCGGGCAGTGAGGCAGTACAGCGAAGGCTTGAATGTTTCTGAATATTTCTCAGTAGAAGGATTCGAGATTCCTCAGGATTTAGTGGAGAGTCTATATGTCAACCGAGCAACTGCTTACCACAGCATGGTGAGATTGTTCTGCTTTCTCGAAACTTATTGTATTGAAATTCTCCTTCCTTCAAAATCATTTCCTTATTCACTCACCTGCAATCTTAATGTTGCCTTGTGCCTTTTACAGAATAAATATGATAATTGCATAAAGGACTGCGACAAAGCTCTGGAGTTGTgtaaaaaaagccacaaagtGTTCTACTTGAAGGCCCTTTGCTTGAAGCAACTCGGCAGGTACGAGGAGGCTTATGACTGCACACGCAACTGTTTGCTCATCGCACATCAGGTAAATCATGCACAATTGAACATTGCAGAAGTATTATATATAAGTAATataattgaattgaaaaattCAATTTGTGTCTAATCACAGGACAAAAAGGTAAATGAACTCGCAGAGGAACTTGTGAACCATCTTggactgaaaaaacaaaaacccagCAAAGCCGTgagttaaatatatatttttttcattgtgtctCAGATATTTCTCgatcatttttaatgtgtttctcaTGCCTAGGTGTCTTATAATGTCGGAAATGTTCAAAACCCTTTGAGTAGAATTGCACCAGGTGAGTATCATCAACATTGCAGCAACCGCTATTTTCACCAACATGTAGATCCTGAATGCAATTTTTGTACCCGTGTCTCCTTAGTCAGTTTTCCTAGCGTGCCTCAATGCGTTGCCCTTAGCAACGCAAATGACATGCAACAGTCTGCCATCTCAAACTTGGACAGGCAAGACACTATGGAGGACTGTGAGCTGTTAGGAGATGACCTGGACAACCTTCTTGATTGTGTCCCCAATGAACATTTAGCTGCTGAGGTAATTGCTAGGATTATGAGAAGCACACGATGAATCAATTTGTGAAATCAATAGACAATCATTTgggaaaaagaataaaaatcgttttaaaaatgctaattTAGCAGCCCTGCAACAAGTGTAGATAATGcagaatttgttttctttcctcttctaGGTCCACAATCCGAAAGTAGCCTCACCTCCCAGCGGGCAAAGAACTTTTTTGCTTCCTGCCCCAAGGCCTCAGCTCCCCCCAGCCTTCTTTTGCTCTTCCATGAGTCAATTTAACCCCAAGAGCTCCCTTTCCTTCGGTGGTCACAACTCACTAGATGCCCTTGATGACCTATCAGCTCCACAGGGGCCACATTCCTCTGATAACCTCCCTGGAGGTGGAGATGATATGCGTTTGAAGTCACTAGATTCCCTAGATGACCTCTTGATGGCAACTGCTTGCGGCGTATCGCCAAAAGCCACTCAACCCAAAACAAACCTGGAACAATTGGATAactcttttgatgacttgcttGATAAATATCAACCTGTGAGGCTCACCTGTGACCCATCCGCTCAACTGGACTCGCTCGATTCCTTGGACTCGTTTCCCGCAAGAAATTCTGTGCCCGTACGCCCGCCGAAGGCAACAAACCTGGACTCACTCAGCAATTTCAACTCTTCTGGTAATTACAACCCATTCAAAAATTATTATTGGCTAAGGTGCAGATGGAATCATTTATTCTTCAAGATGGAGATATTTAGTCACTTTGAGggcccattttgttttgacttcaaTAAATCATAAATGAGAGGTCAAATGTTTATCACAGGaaactttatcacaatgatgtatgaaaatattttgcgtTCTCCATGTTCTTTCTCTGCCCTTTAGCGACACAAACTTCAGTCTCAAACCCTCTGTGGGCCACTCACGACTTCACGCAGGCCTGTTGGAATTGCATTCCTCACGAAGGTAGCTTAATACTTTATACTTCTATGTTGTccaaaatattaattataatttaaaaaaaaattgttttcaggTCAAGGGGTTCACCCCTTCACTTACAAGCCCGAGCCAGGCCACAACTGTAAGCGAGACATTCTCCTGTGTAGACGAAAGACAGCTTTACCTTCGGAATGGACCAGAGTGCGACAGCCACCGACATGGACGTTCATCACAGGGCCTTTTCTCCTCTGCAAAcgtaaaaatacattttgtcctTTTGACTTTATTGAAAACCAACGACAAAATTTGAGTTGTAAAGTAGACAGAGTTTGTTTTCTATATAGACCATCCAAAGTATGGAGATCTGGGCATCTGTAAGTTTGGGGAAAAATGCAACTACGCCTACAACCAGCTGGAAATTGACGTTTGGACccaggaaaggaaaggaaccCTGGACAGAAACCTCCTTTTCGGACCATCGGCTGTTGCCGACATAGACCCTGTGAACAGCATCATACGCCTTCGACAGGAACACAAGGGCAATTTCATCTTCCTCTGTCAGGTCAGGATGGAGATCAAAATGTAGAATTTTTGTAGTTGTTAATTTGGATCTTTTTGTCTTCCGGTTTGCAGGAGTGCTATGACAGTAAACCTCGGATTATCAGTAGGCGCTGCAGAGATAATCACACAGTGTGCTCAAACGTGCATGTCCACCACTCCTTCGATGCTAACAAGTGAGTACACAACAGACACTTAAATATTGATTCAAATTTTAATTATGTCGACTTTGTGCCCGTCAGGTGTTTAGCGTTTGAAGTGAAGACCACTCAGTGCAACTACAGAAAAGTGCGTCCATTTAATATACTGGCCCACTTTAAACTGTGTAGCCAAAAGTCACATGACGGATGCCTCGGGGAGTCCAAGTGTCATAACGCTCATTCTGTCATCGAGCTGCAAACCTGGAAGGTGCAGAGAGACACAGGTGAGGAAATGTGCTGTTGAATATTCTATCCGGAGATTTATCATTATCATTTCTTCATCAACATCGCATTTAATGTTTTCCATGTTTTCATCAGTGCTGGATGCCATTAATGAAGTTAGCGctcacattttaaaacttgtaGCGGCACTGGAACAGATTTGATGACATGCTTGTGAAGAATGGCACATTTATTTTagcacttttttaaaaagatcatTTTGTTTCCCTCATGGAAGAATATAAGCCAATGGGTAATAAGATTCAAACATCcactaaagaaataaaaatattgtatcAATCATTTGTATTATCTTTGGGGGACATTTCCATTTAGTTTCTTTCAATTAGTGAATTAGTCTTTTTGATGTGTGCTTGTTTCTAGGTATCACTGCTGATGAGATTGTTAAAGTCTCGGCAAAATATGATAAAGAGGAGCAGAATGCCGGAAACGAAAGAAAATTGAGATCAAGTCGAGTaaggcagttttttttttatttttatattgcaAATAATATCATCAATAttggcaaacatttttttaaatgtgaccaTGGATGAggaagatttttgttttcataatcGGTTGCAGCCATTGCTCATGCTCCATCCTCCATTTTGCTATTGCCACTGTTTCCCCCCCTCATATTTCATCAATTTATTTCCCGTGAATATTGCATGAATAAACTACTTAACTACACTAACAACTAACCACTGTTTAGATAGAAAACTAGGtacaattatatttttactCCTTATTTTTAAGCAGGctactactgctgctgctgctacaaACGGTGTGGAAATACTAAAAGGCAAAAGTTTGAACATGAAGATGAAGTTTATCTGTGCAAGCTGCTTCCAAGACGGCCACATAAGTACGCCAGACGTACATCTCAAGTATTGCTCCAACAAGGCCAGGCACCCGTAAGTAAAAAGATGGGCTTGGGTCTTCAGCGAGAACTTAAATTGACCTAAATAATCTCGTTAAACAACCACCGTCATGGTACAATTCtagaaaaagtcaaatctgtacattacatcataaaaatatttattttaatgtcataCAATTTTGCGGAACAAAAATGATCATCTAGGTTCTGATTGGTAAATGAAGTGCTTACGATATCATTTTCACcaacagaaaaggaaagccTAGCTTGTTCTGACGTCTCACCGCTATTTTTAGTCCTTTTGTTTTCGACAGTATTTCAACATTCAATTGCTCACACTCCCTTTTCTTTTCACGTACAAACGAATGAACACTCCCAGGTGGATGAGAGAGCAAAGCACGCTCGTGGTGAAGTCCttggataaaaataaatgggtCCCTGCCAGACCGCTTCCAACAAAATACTTACCCGCACAATATCAAGTGAGT
It encodes the following:
- the chadla gene encoding chondroadherin-like protein; its protein translation is MLVLPAAVLLGTFAVISNVEAGKCPRVCTCDSAKLTVACVGKNLTEVPPTIDEITVKLDLRNNNLQMLQRGGFVRTPYLTHLNLQRCNIVKVKEGAFRMLGRVVSLNLAYNKIDILYQESFDGLSSLKELHLDHNQVEEIQPGAFLQLGSLNMLALTHNQLVYIPNMAFQGLQHIKWLRLSHNAINNLAPEAFASLFILTRLNLDHNELQFFPTQAMTRLKEVTHLDMSHNRMIYLGEESVSMAKLTHLYLNHMSLQDLSEQALSQAPVLSYLDLSHNQLRYLEPLVGPKNLASLNLTANPIYCSCYMRPLKNWASVGGVKLMGTCAGPPHLSDEPLRAVAAADMRCRSRGDPLKDEFEEGVVTISIPPTVKPKQNVKCPLNCDCHIEAQHATCENRGHHKVPRGFPAKTQLLDLRSNHFHNIPANSFPATSQVLSLHLEFCKIHEIEGGAFRGMKQLFYLYLSDNDLTSLGPETFTGAPALSYLYLEGNRLAKFPGSALRLLPNLFALHLERNAISKLEPKGLLTSVTPKLRELYLTNNTIRTIAKGALDSAFLGKLHLDSNKLTTIPTDALSKAISLEELNLSQNRILSVGPNAFRPISQSLKRLYMDQMSTEKMSREALAGLGPRLKALTLRGNKLRELPDLVYLTGLEVVDLQDNPLLCDCTLLPLRKWMEKVSLEVAATCGLPPKLKGQKVKDLELFKSCPENRSNSDRKHVVVAPAYVKTKKPQLNLVKISGVKTKLGRDKTKPPKPTKKKPQMKPVVAAVTKKKKVTKT
- the rangap1a gene encoding ran GTPase-activating protein 1a isoform X1, translated to MATDIVSQLADSLAKAKVEEGELSYKGQGRKLDDSKSVEEIVKEIENFEGLQALRLEGNTVGVEAAKAIAKALETKSLFKCCYWSDMFTGRLRSEIPPALNSLGDALMLAGAKLTVLDLSDNAFGPDGVKGIERLLKSSSCYTLQELRLNNCGMGIGGGKILAASLIECHKKSSAEGPPLSLKVFIAGRNRLENDGATALAQAFQLMGSLEEIHMPQNGINHPGVKALATAVQHNPNLRTLNLNDNTFTEKGAIAMAQALKHLRSIQVINFGDCLVRPVGAAAIAETVSEGLPILKELNLSFGEITEDAALAVAHAVKNKNQMEKLDLNGNCLGEEGCKVLRDFMEDSNMAELLASLSDDEGEPGDDDDEDDDDDGDDDDEDDEEVDEEEEEEEEDEEDEEEEEEEEEQDLNVGSKFSTPPSAQRPPDVSSFLSFPSPDKLLRLGSKRAALIEQQVDVSDARKTAEAFLKIASVYKEDNGEVKSAVLESVDALLRKAFSSIQGYNFVSSLLVLLGLIKSEDKVKPVLVVAGHLQALEHAVRQDYFPKESVAVLEAFMSRNNKALESCGSSRCKLQSTLQTTRTES
- the rangap1a gene encoding ran GTPase-activating protein 1a isoform X2; the protein is MATDIVSQLADSLAKAKVEEGELSYKGQGRKLDDSKSVEEIVKEIENFEGLQALRLEGNTVGVEAAKAIAKALETKSLFKCCYWSDMFTGRLRSEIPPALNSLGDALMLAGAKLTVLDLSDNAFGPDGVKGIERLLKSSSCYTLQELRLNNCGMGIGGGKILAASLIECHKKSSAEGPPLSLKVFIAGRNRLENDGATALAQAFQLMGSLEEIHMPQNGINHPGVKALATAVQHNPNLRTLNLNDNTFTEKGAIAMAQALKHLRSIQVINFGDCLVRPVGAAAIAETVSEGLPILKELNLSFGEITEDAALAVAHAVKNKNQMEKLDLNGNCLGEEGCKVLRDFMEDSNMAELLASLSDDEGEPGDDDDEDDDDDGDDDDEDDEEVDEEEEEEEEDEEDEEEEEEEEEQDLNVGSKFSTPPSAQRPPDVSSFLSFPSPDKLLRLGSKRAALIEQQVDVSDARKTAEAFLKIASVYKEDNGEVKSAVLESVDALLRKAFSSIQGYNFVSSLLVLLGLIKSEDKVKPVLVVAGHLQALEHAVRQDYFPKESVAVLEAFMSR